TTTAGAGAACGTAAAAAATACAGATAATATGGTTAATGAAGTCATGAGAGCGGCCAAAGAGCAAGAAATCGGGATCACTGAAGTAAACTCCGCCGTTATTGAATTAGATAAAGTGACACGAAATAACTTAAATCTGGCCAAAAATTCTTCAGAAATTTCACAAGCTGTTCATCAAGAAGTTTCAAATATTGAAAAGCTTGTCATTGATCTTGGAAAACTCATAAAAGACAATAAAGCGGCCTAAAAAATCGAACTACATCTTAAGCGGTGTAGGAATTCCCAACAAAGAAAGACCTTTAGACATTGTTTGAAAGCACGCATGAGAAAGGGCCAGTCTAGATTTTGCTAGATCTTCAGTTTCAGCTTTTGCGATAGGACATTCAGCATAAAAACTATTATAATGCTTTCCAAGTTCATACAAATAGCTACAAAGCCCTGATGTTTTGTACTGTTCTGCTGCCTGTGCAACGACATTATTAAACATCAAAATTTTAACCATTAATTCAATTTCTTGCGGTTGAACCAAAAGATTCCAATTCACTCTTTGCTCTTTATTGAAATTTTGTTTTAAGCATAGTGAGTTTATTCGCGCACACACATATTGGAGGTAGGGCCCCGTTTCACCATCAAGCTTTAGCCATTCATTCATATCAAAAACAATTTTTCGATTATTATCCATTCTCACCATTCCATACTTAATGGCCCCATTGGCAACAATCCTGGCCGTTTCATTGATTTCCATATCACTCCACTGGCCTCTATATTTTTCAAGATATTGATCAATGATTGTTTTTTCCATATTAGATATGAGATCCATTAAAGGAACAATATTTCCTTTTCTAGAACTCATCGCCCCATCTGGTAACTCAACAAAATCATACTGGAGATGATAACAATCTTTTGCTTTTTCAAATCCAATTTTTTCTAATACTTTAAAAACTTGCTGAAAATGAAAGGCCTGTCTTTTATCGACAATATAGACATTTTTATCAATTTTAAATTCTTCAAACTTCTTACGTGCTAATTCCACATCTTTTGTAGAATACAAACCAGTTCCATCTGATTTTATAAGAATACAAAAACCAAGCTTTTCATCTTCGAATCGCATCCCAATAGCACCCTGATCCTCAACCAGAAACCCCTTTTCTTCCAATTCTTTGGCATATTTAACAGAGGGAGCATCTACTTCAGATTCAAAAAACCAACGATCAAACTTAATATTGG
The window above is part of the Halobacteriovoraceae bacterium genome. Proteins encoded here:
- the argS gene encoding arginine--tRNA ligase, producing the protein MKLRAHNKILTLIAEQIQLALKEEYNLIELSIIEIFKQLSLAPNFKMGHIAFACFPFAKDLKKAPAEISKSLKNKIDSRNFSLKSISAGPYLNFFIDGNSFGEHIATDIENDVFFTAPLFDNTPKTMVEYSQPNTHKVLHVGHMRNLCLGNALIEILRYSGQEVISATYPGDVGTHVAKCLWYVKNRYSGDLPTENKGAWLGNIYASANKLLEDEKGTEKEDQNRSELTAILKEIESAKGEYYELWRETRQWSIDLMNKAYQWANIKFDRWFFESEVDAPSVKYAKELEEKGFLVEDQGAIGMRFEDEKLGFCILIKSDGTGLYSTKDVELARKKFEEFKIDKNVYIVDKRQAFHFQQVFKVLEKIGFEKAKDCYHLQYDFVELPDGAMSSRKGNIVPLMDLISNMEKTIIDQYLEKYRGQWSDMEINETARIVANGAIKYGMVRMDNNRKIVFDMNEWLKLDGETGPYLQYVCARINSLCLKQNFNKEQRVNWNLLVQPQEIELMVKILMFNNVVAQAAEQYKTSGLCSYLYELGKHYNSFYAECPIAKAETEDLAKSRLALSHACFQTMSKGLSLLGIPTPLKM